The following coding sequences are from one Brienomyrus brachyistius isolate T26 chromosome 15, BBRACH_0.4, whole genome shotgun sequence window:
- the klhl30 gene encoding kelch-like protein 30 — MVRNVDDLDFCLSSHSQSILEGLRSLCLHPKFIDVTLSVGGREFPCHRSVLALCSLYFHSMFSGNFVESIAARVELQDVDPDIFSILLNFAYTGKLTINKENVEGLICTSSQLQFQTVRAVCSRYLQNQIDATNCLGILEFGEIHGCAEVVAKAWCFVLENFEAVVEEEEFLLLGKERLVACLSNEGLQTRDVCTCARAVLSWVKHEEDSRLAHLPELLSLARLSLLPLEYITETLLKDTLILKSQSCRDVVEGVQKRILDLQPGTIIEGNMRSPQPHLQEVLFVMGGHSLDDSHDDDDEEEEEEENVSATPPRNCAFYSTRTSQWYVLPDFPDYNKLGYSVVSLNNDVYITGGSRGSRTHTWSTTETWKYIPREGKWVTVAPMLRPRTNHTSAALNGEIYVIGGTTVDYVEVEHYDPYSNNWCLTRPALKYVTNFTASACAGKLYLIGSCAVKYNALTMQCYNPVIDNWSIICSPFIPKYLSSPRSVCLDGIIYLIADNTKKVYCYDPSANMWQRVQFLHTLHENGSIIVLGGQLYVTGGHWKGMEGDYGVEVEAYSCASNIWHVECNLPRLWLYSGSCSIFLDPSQWMEPFPLNQM, encoded by the exons ATGGTACGCAACGTTGATGATCTGGACTTCTGCCTCTCTTCACACTCACAAAGCATTCTCGAAGGACTGCGGTCCCTCTGTCTGCATCCCAAATTCATTGACGTGACATTAAGTGTAGGTGGCCGTGAATTCCCTTGCCATCGTAGTGTGTTGGCTCTCTGCAGCCTCTATTTCCATTCCATGTTTTCTGGAAATTTTGTGGAAAGCATCGCTGCTAGAGTAGAACTGCAGGATGTAGATCCTGACATTTTTAGCATTCTGCTGAATTTTGCCTACACGGGCAAGCTGACAATCAACAAAGAGAATGTGGAGGGATTAATCTGCACCTCCAGCCAGCTGCAGTTTCAAACTGTCCGAGCTGTCTGCAGTCGTTATTTGCAGAATCAAATTGATGCAACTAACTGCTTAGGCATTCTGGAATTTGGTGAAATACATGGCTGCGCAGAAGTGGTGGCTAAAGCCTGGTGTTTTGTACTGGaaaactttgaagcagtggTAGAAGAAGAGGAATTCTTGCTTCTGGGGAAGGAGAGGCTCGTTGCCTGTCTCTCAAATGAAGGCCTGCAGACTCGGGATGTCTGCACCTGCGCCAGGGCAGTCCTCTCCTGGGTCAAGCACGAGGAAGACTCACGGCTCGCCCACCTCCCAGAGCTGCTCAGTCTGGCCAGACTCTCTCTCTTGCCTCTTGAATACATCACAGAAACTCTCTTGAAGGATACCTTAATCTTGAAGAGTCAAAGCTGTCGGGATGTTGTGGAAGGAGTCCAAAAACGG ATATTGGATTTACAACCAGGAACTATAATAGAGGGAAATATGAGAAGTCCACAACCCCACCTACAGGAAGTATTGTTTGTTATGGGAGGCCACTCCCTGGATGACTCacatgatgacgatgatgaagaagaagaagaagaggagaaTGTGTCAGCTACACCTCCGAGAAACTGTGCCTTCTACAGCACAAGGACAA gcCAATGGTATGTACTTCCTGATTTCCCAGATTACAACAAATTGGGTTATTCTGTGGTCTCGCTGAACAATGATGTGTATATCACAG GAGGTTCTCGAGGGTCTCGGACGCACACCTGGTCCACCACAGAGACATGGAAATATATCCCTCGAGAAGGAAAGTGGGTAACAGTGGCTCCAATGCTAAGGCCAAGAACAAACCATACTTCAGCAGCGCTGAATGGAGAAATTTATGTCATTGGTG GCACTACAGTGGATTATGTAGAAGTGGAACATTATGACCCTTACAGCAACAACTGGTGTCTCACTAGACCAGCTCTGAAATATGTTACAAACTTTACTGCCAGTGCCTGTGCTGGAAAGTTGTACCTGATTGGCTCCTGTGCAGTGAAATATAATGCGCTCACGATGCAGTGCTACAACCCCGTCATTG ACAACTGGAGTATTATTTGTTCTCCATTCATCCCAAAATATCTGTCCTCTCCCCGCTCGGTCTGCTTGGATGGAATCATTTATTTAATAGCTGACAACACTAAGAAAGTGTATTGTTATGACCCCAGTGCTAATATGTGGCAAAGG GTGCAGTTCCTTCATACTTTACATGagaatggaagcatcatagtgCTAGGAGGCCAGCTGTATGTAACAGGTGGGCACTGGAAGGGCATGGAGGGCGATTATGGAGTGGAAGTGGAGGCATACAGCTGTGCCTCTAATATCTGGCATGTGGAATGCAATCTGCCCAGGCTGTGGCTGTACAGCGGATCCTGCTCAATATTCCTGGACCCTTCCCAATGGATGGAGCCTTTCCCTCTCAATCAGATGTAA
- the scly gene encoding selenocysteine lyase, which translates to MGDAVVGVPSKDQLTLMEQTVSNCRDQDERIYMDYNATTPLEPEVIMAITEALKDAWGNPSSTYLPGRKAKGINDKSRETVASMVNGQAEDIIFMSGGTEANNLVFHTAVKHFWDSWGETLLNEEQMTVLPHIITSSIEHDSVKITADSLLKEGKADITFVKVSKVTGRVEVNDVLAAMRPNTCLISVMLANNETGVIMPIKELCQRVQPLNVQRSGPRILLHSDGAQAIGKVKVDVQELGVDYLTIVGHKFYGPRIGALYVNKPGSMTPLFPMFFGGGQERNFRPGTENTPMIAGLGKAAELVNLHLPEYEAHLCDIKQYLEQRLQAVFGKEKIHFNSHFPGSETLPNTCNVSLLGPGLEGWKVLSRCRWLLASVGAACHSDKVERPSHILLSCDISPEVAANALRLSVGRRTTRKDVDLAVEDLREAVCRLEEGS; encoded by the exons ATGGGGGATGCAGTGGTTGGTGTCCCCAGCAAAGATCAGCTGACCTTGATGGAACAGACTGTCTCCAACTGCAGGGATCAAGATGAGAG AATCTATATGGACTACAATGCTACCACCCCATTAGAGCCAGAGGTTATTATGGCTATTACTGAAGCTCTGAAGGATGCATGGGGAAACCCCAGCAGCACATACTTGCCTG GCAGGAAGGCCAAAGGGATTAATGATAAATCTCGAGAGACTGTTGCTTCAATGGTAAACGGGCAAGCAGAGGACATCATCTTTATGTCAGGTGGAACAGAG GCAAACAACCTGGTTTTCCACACAGCTGTTAAGCATTTCTGGGACAGCTGGGGAGAGACTCTGCTGAATGAAGAGCAAATGACTGTCCTCCCTCACATCATCACTTCCAGTATAGAGCATGACTCTGTGAAGATCACTGCTGACAGCCTGCTGAAGGAGGGTAAAGCAG AtattacttttgtgaaggtttctaAAGTGACGGGCCGAGTGGAAGTCAATGATGTGCTGGCAGCCATGCGTCCAAACACCTGCCTCATCTCAGTCATGCTGGCCAACAATGAGACAGGGGTCATCATG CCAATTAAAGAGCTCTGCCAGAGAGTGCAACCCCTTAACGTGCAGAGGTCTGGTCCCAGAATTCTTTTGCACTCTGACGGTGCACAAGCAATTGGTAAAGTCAAGGTGGACGTGCAAGAACTTGGAGTGGATTACCTCACCATAGTGGGACACAAG TTTTATGGCCCAAGAATTGGTGCATTGTATGTAAACAAGCCTGGAAGCATGACTCCATTGTTCCCAATGTTCTTTGGAGGTGGACAAGAAAGGAATTTTAGACCTGG GACAGAGAACACACCAATGATTGCTGGTCTTGGAAAG GCAGCAGAGCTGGTGAACCTGCATCTTCCAGAGTATGAGGCCCACCTGTGTGATATTAAACAGTACCTAGAGCAGCGGCTGCAG GCTGTATTTGGGAAGGAGAAGATCCACTTCAACAGCCATTTTCCTGGTTCGGAGACTCTCCCAAACACCTGTAATGTGTCACTGCTCGGGCCAGGCTTAGAAG GTTGGAAGGTGCTTTCCAGGTGCAGGTGGCTTCTGGCGAGTGTGGGGGCTGCATGCCATTCTGACAAAGTGGAAAG ACCCTCTCATATTCTGCTGAGCTGTGATATTTCACCAGAGGTGGCTGCAAACGCACTGAGGCTGAGTGTGGGCCGTAGGACCACCAGGAAGGACGTCGACCTGGCAGTGGAGGACCTAAGGGAGGCTGTATGTCGGCTGGAGGAAGGCTCTTAA